Proteins from one Malaya genurostris strain Urasoe2022 chromosome 2, Malgen_1.1, whole genome shotgun sequence genomic window:
- the LOC131429307 gene encoding putative uncharacterized protein DDB_G0286901 yields the protein MALGWVVRPRTAATTPVALLDDLELTAQRNLALARLNSSPLPPIQTNHMNSAGNSSTGNGPNNVGPATAAEQSLYSHLYGKEMGLMRKLSNIDDYPNHVAAAAARNYQQLLQHPDSVIPPGAAHQMQQNFAAHPHAAKFNQFNYPNPGGLLKPCYDYTGQQQQQQQQQHHMQPHQTASGIATSASNQQMKKEIFNLSGSNGADLYTPQQHPPATSSPTATANGSTNTTTAASSMANGGGGSLSFMNLHQPSSAAAAAAAAAAAAAMYVNHFNSGGPNGAGASGNLSAMDNGDNLADFNPMRNSNNAINNNGPPNSSTNTGSNNNLIKSAESVLMARSSIMNNLNNNLNKIEPNTDTTLNDNNNNPHNHHHQQQQQQQQQGHNHLSAHHQQHQQGGHGGHHSSFHHQMNTLGGGMGGTGSGSGNNDDDNDKLSSPLTGTSTLTNPDLNDPENDSNDDGYTVL from the exons ATGGCCCTCGGCTGGGTCGTCCGCCCAAG GACTGCTGCGACGACACCAGTTGCCCTGCTGGACGATCTGGAGCTGACCGCACAGCGGAACCTGGCTCTAGCTCGTCTGAACTCCTCGCCACTACCCCCGATCCAGACGAACCATATGAACAGTGCCGGTAACAGTTCGACTGGCAACGGACCGAACAATGTAGGACCGGCGACTGCTGCCGAACAGTCACTCTACAGTCATCTGTACGGCAAAGAGATGGGTTTGATGAGAAAGTTAAGCAATATCGACGATTATCCGAACCACGTCGCAGCAGCCGCGGCACGCAATTATCAGCAACTGttgcagcatccggatagtgtCATACCACCGGGTGCCGCTCATcaaatgcaacaaaactttgccGCCCATCCCCATGCCGCCAAATTCAATCAGTTCAATTATCCGAATCCTGGTGGTCTTCTAAAACCCTGCTATGACTACACCggccaacagcaacagcaacagcagcagcaacatcaCATGCAACCCCACCAGACAGCATCCGGAATTGCCACATCGGCATCCAATCAACAGATGAAAAAGGAAATATTTAATCTAAGTGGCAGCAATGGAGCTGATTTATACACACCTCAGCAGCACCCACCGGCCACATCATCACCGACAGCAACGGCCAACGGGTCGACCAACACCACCACCGCCGCCTCATCAATGGCCAACGGGGGTGGCGGTTCGTTGTCATTCATGAATCTTCATCAGCCATCATCCGCAGCTGCTGCAGCCGCCGCCGCCGCAGCCGCAGCTGCCATGTATGTCAATCATTTCAACAGCGGTGGCCCTAATGGCGCAGGTGCTTCCGGCAATCTATCCGCAATGGACAACGGGGACAATCTAGCTGATTTTAATCCGATGCGTAACTCAAACAATGCCATCAACAATAACGGTCCGCCCAACTCCTCCACCAATACCGGCAGTAATAACAATCTGATCAAATCCGCCGAATCGGTCCTAATGGCAAGAAGCTCAATTATGAATAATTTAAAcaataatcttaataaaatcgaACCAAATACCGATACCACACTTAACGATAATAACAATAATCCACATAATCATcaccatcagcagcagcagcaacaacaacaacaaggcCACAATCATCTCTCTGCTCACCATCAGCAGCACCAGCAGGGCGGTCACGGTGGTCACCATTCATCGTTTCATCACCAGATGAACACGCTCGGCGGCGGTATGGGAGGAACCGGATCCGGTTCTGGCAATAATGACGATGATAACGATAAATTATCGTCACCATTAACGGGCACCTCCACGCTTACCAATCCCGATTTGAACGACCCGGAGAACGATAGCAATGATGATGGGTACACCGTTCTGTAg